The Plectropomus leopardus isolate mb chromosome 15, YSFRI_Pleo_2.0, whole genome shotgun sequence genome has a segment encoding these proteins:
- the nkx1.2la gene encoding NK1 transcription factor related 2-like,a — translation MLDPKDRGVTMTPSHKISFSIIDILDPNKFNSKRGNELPIVKEKFSVPHEEGTSLESDSSAGGDFRVERTTAGEETRVENSAASRHHAVVADPLLLSPPADTEPCLPGEQDVESAVSLQDPSPHKRRRTDQACAKPRRARTAFTYEQLVALENKFRATRYLSVCERLNLALSLSLTETQVKIWFQNRRTKWKKQNPGADSTLQPGSNSLVSPNPPTCGTSPASFHQTFPSFSSGNVIFHHASGVPLSSTGGLLHPFMSSGFVQPNYFNPHL, via the exons ATGCTGGACCCTAAAGACCGTGGAGTGACAATGACGCCCAGTcacaaaatttcattttctattattgatattttggaTCCGAACAAATTCAACAGCAAAAGGGGAAACGAACTTCCCATCGTCAAAGAGAAGTTCTCTGTGCCACATGAGGAGGGAACAAGTTTGGAGTCGGACAGCTCTGCAGGAGGAGACTTCAGAGTGGAGCGCACGACAGCAG GTGAGGAGACAAGAGTTGAAAACTCTGCAGCTTCCAGGCATCATGCAGTCGTTGCTGACCCCCTCCTGCTCTCCCCACCGGCTGACACAGAGCCCTGTCTCCCCGGAGAGCAGGATGTGGAGTCAGCCGTCTCCCTGCAGGACCCCTCACCGCACAAGCGGCGGCGCACGGACCAGGCCTGCGCCAAACCGCGACGCGCCAGAACAGCGTTCACGTACGAGCAACTGGTGGCTCTGGAAAACAAGTTCCGTGCGACTCGGTACCTGTCTGTGTGCGAGAGACTAAACCTGGCCCTGTCCTTGAGTCTGACCGAGACCCAGGTGAAAATCTGGTTCCAGAACAGGAGGACCAAATGGAAAAAGCAGAACCCCGGGGCGGACAGCACCTTGCAGCCCGGTTCCAACTCCCTGGTCAGTCCAAACCCGCCCACCTGTGGGACAAGCCCCGCCAGCTTCCACCAAACTTTCCCCAGCTTCAGCTCTGGGAATGTCATCTTCCACCATGCCAGTGGAGTTCCGCTTTCATCCACTGGGGGGCTCTTGCATCCCTTCATGTCCAGTGGTTTTGTCCAGCCAAATTATTTTAATCCACATCTATGA